In the Melitaea cinxia chromosome 28, ilMelCinx1.1, whole genome shotgun sequence genome, one interval contains:
- the LOC123667597 gene encoding uncharacterized protein LOC123667597: MPSKKRKYNARFPAGRIKKIMQTDEEVGKVAQAVPIIISRTLELFVESLLSKAMQVTMQRNAKTLSPSHVKQCILGESRFDFLRDLVKNIPDVTAAEEREMMSGESSPNSSRFSDTSVPRRVVREDSNSSSSSDIRVQQVLTTPKDNIRRALSVETDVKPKIETVTSDTAIDLTRKVEEKPVVTANFYQETLITEEVQHKSVIKVNPTYASPQPSTSSYASLTPVESVQRVEILVPKTEHPKMFYNEKPNNTPPRTPVGGPRTPVTPILNIDFSKNLAKPEIKVLDTTVANIVGVPKTDKKLQRQNSKTSKAEIKKAETKLHIVPPSVDIDHLNSGNLQIDEDYDT, from the exons ATGCCGTCGAAGAAGAGAAAATATAACGCCAGGTTTCCAGCT GGACGAATTAAGAAGATTATGCAGACCGACGAAGAAGTGGGAAAAGTGGCACAAGCTGTACCGATTATAATCT CTCGGACTCTCGAGTTATTCGTCGAGTCGCTCCTTAGTAAAGCCATGCAGGTTACGATGCAGAGGAATGCCAAGACGTTGAGTCCATCACATGTCAAACAATGTATTTTGGGAGAGTCTCGGTTTGACTTTCTGCGAGATTTG GTTAAAAACATACCCGATGTAACAGCGGCTGAAGAGCGGGAAATGATGAGTGGTGAGAGTTCACCAAACTCTTCTAG GTTTTCAGACACTTCAGTTCCAAGAAGGGTAGTCAGAGAAGATTCGAACAGTTCGAGCAGCTCTGACATCAGAGTACAACAGGTTCTAACGACGCCAAAAGATAATATAAGAAGAGCTTTATCTGTAGAAACCGACGTAAAACCCAAAATCGAAACAGTCACCTCAGATACGGCTATTGATTTAACAAGGAAAGTTGAAGAAAAACCGGTAGTTACAGCGAACTTTTACCAGGAAACCCTGATTACTGAGGAGGTTCAACACAAAAGTGTGATAAAAGTTAATCCGACATACGCGAGTCCTCAGCCGTCGACCTCGAGCTATGCCAGTTTGACGCCAGTAGAGTCAGTACAAAGAGTCGAAATCTTAGTGCCAAAGACCGAGCATCCAAAGATGTTCTACAATGAAAAACCAAACAACACCCCCCCAAGGACACCAGTTGGAGGTCCTCGGACACCAGTCACACCAATCCTGAACATAGATTTTTCCAAAAACTTAGCAAAGCCAGAAATAAAAGTTCTGGACACAACCGTTGCTAATATAGTGGGCGTTccaaaaactgataaaaaattacagagGCAAAACTCTAAGACAAGTAAGGCTGAAATTAAGAAAGCTGAAACGAAACTACATATCGTTCCACCTAGTGTTGATATTGATCATTTGAATTCGGGAAATTTACAAATAGACGAAGACTATGATACCTGA